From Granulicella sp. WH15, the proteins below share one genomic window:
- a CDS encoding proline dehydrogenase family protein: MSRNRIARTWAERSSVGRRLSSRFVAGMTVEAALRAAEAVNREGIAVSLDSLGEGVTDAGQAHRSASVYHRLIDEIGQRGLNANVSVKLSQMGMEFDPELAEAIVAGIVAHADEAGNFVRLDMEGSAYTEATVGMTERLHGRWPGRVGTVLQAYLHRTADDAARLVGQGIRIRLCKGAYQEPAAIAFAEKADVDENYTRLMFYLATSGVFCGMATHDEAIIQSMCAFIEENELPKSLFEFQMLYGVRRDLQRRLASQGYGVRVYIPFGAEWYPYFMRRLAERPANVLFLAKNLLRS, encoded by the coding sequence ATGTCACGGAACAGGATTGCTCGGACGTGGGCAGAGCGCTCGTCGGTGGGCAGGAGACTTTCAAGCCGGTTTGTGGCGGGGATGACGGTTGAGGCCGCGCTCAGGGCCGCGGAGGCGGTCAACCGTGAGGGGATTGCAGTGTCGCTGGATTCGCTCGGTGAAGGCGTCACCGATGCCGGGCAGGCGCATCGCAGTGCGAGTGTCTATCATCGGCTGATCGACGAGATAGGGCAGCGTGGGCTGAACGCCAATGTCAGCGTGAAGCTGTCGCAGATGGGGATGGAGTTCGACCCGGAGCTGGCGGAGGCGATCGTCGCCGGGATTGTTGCCCATGCCGATGAGGCGGGCAACTTTGTGCGGCTCGACATGGAGGGCTCGGCTTATACCGAGGCGACCGTGGGGATGACGGAGCGGCTGCATGGGCGCTGGCCGGGGCGTGTCGGTACGGTACTCCAGGCCTACTTGCACCGGACCGCGGACGATGCGGCACGGTTGGTTGGGCAGGGAATCCGGATTCGACTCTGCAAAGGGGCTTATCAGGAGCCTGCCGCGATTGCGTTCGCGGAAAAAGCCGATGTAGATGAGAACTATACGCGGCTGATGTTCTACCTCGCGACCAGCGGGGTCTTCTGCGGTATGGCGACGCACGATGAGGCAATCATCCAGTCGATGTGCGCATTTATCGAGGAAAACGAGCTGCCGAAGAGCTTGTTTGAGTTCCAGATGCTGTATGGGGTTCGACGCGACCTGCAACGGCGGCTGGCGAGCCAGGGATATGGGGTGAGGGTCTATATTCCCTTTGGGGCCGAGTGGTATCCGTACTTTATGCGCAGGCTTGCGGAGCGGCCCGCGAATGTGCTCTTTCTGGCGAAGAACCTTTTGCGAAGCTGA
- a CDS encoding DUF3106 domain-containing protein: MRRLTLFRIAHGSALRGKRVLGAALATTLLFPTLSLASAQTHRPAAPPPAGIYQPYGGRVPGGIQGPHLSQWMENHRNLTPAQQQHALENEPGFRLLRPEQQRREIDLLNRLNSMSPEQRHRYIAHTEAMERLSPPQRQQVRNAMQQLGSLPEDRRRIVAHIFRDVRNMPEPQRQMYLNSPQMRGVLNDRERWTLNGLILVNPYLPPPEPVPAPMPPPIYRPVPPLE, encoded by the coding sequence ATGCGCCGCCTCACCCTATTCCGGATCGCGCACGGCTCTGCCCTCCGGGGCAAGCGTGTGCTCGGTGCTGCGCTGGCGACAACCCTGCTCTTCCCCACCCTATCCCTGGCTTCGGCGCAGACGCACCGACCTGCCGCTCCCCCCCCGGCTGGGATCTACCAGCCCTACGGCGGCCGCGTGCCCGGCGGCATCCAGGGGCCGCACCTCTCGCAGTGGATGGAAAACCATCGCAACCTGACTCCCGCTCAGCAGCAGCACGCACTCGAAAACGAACCCGGCTTCCGTCTTCTTCGGCCCGAGCAGCAGCGGCGCGAGATCGATCTGCTGAACCGCCTCAACTCTATGTCGCCGGAGCAGCGCCATCGCTATATCGCTCACACCGAGGCGATGGAGCGTTTAAGCCCCCCGCAGCGCCAGCAAGTCCGCAACGCCATGCAGCAGCTCGGCAGCCTGCCCGAGGATCGCCGTCGCATCGTGGCCCACATCTTCCGCGACGTCCGCAACATGCCCGAGCCGCAGCGCCAGATGTACCTGAACTCCCCCCAGATGCGCGGGGTACTGAACGACCGCGAGCGCTGGACGCTGAACGGGCTGATCCTCGTGAACCCGTACCTGCCCCCGCCGGAGCCTGTACCGGCTCCGATGCCGCCGCCGATATACCGGCCGGTCCCACCGCTCGAGTAA
- a CDS encoding RNA polymerase sigma factor has protein sequence MPGSPSHPRSSAGPTPGEKPAPKPAIGASIPAGAANELEDTEIDGSAQPSSSDGVREDMATLALNPAQLEQMAASQTELHLGGDFAGMEDSAVMLELSAGNMSAFDFLLEKYRKPIVHFMYRMTHNQAVAEELAQEVFLRVYRSRETYRAEARFSTWLYRIATNLGVNHARDTRHERAASTVYLDETDSETGTTPDVADTTPGAESAMLRRERLAAIREHVMALPERQRSAVLMHKYEGMDYKQIGEVLKLSESATKSLLFRAYQTLREKLKPFL, from the coding sequence ATGCCCGGGTCCCCCTCCCATCCACGCTCCTCCGCAGGTCCCACACCGGGCGAAAAACCGGCTCCGAAGCCCGCCATCGGCGCTTCCATCCCGGCTGGAGCTGCGAACGAGCTGGAAGATACAGAAATCGACGGTTCCGCGCAACCTAGCTCCTCGGATGGGGTTCGAGAAGATATGGCAACGCTGGCTCTCAATCCGGCCCAGTTGGAACAGATGGCAGCCTCTCAGACAGAGCTGCACCTGGGCGGCGACTTCGCCGGCATGGAAGACTCCGCCGTCATGCTCGAGCTGAGCGCCGGCAACATGAGCGCCTTCGACTTCCTCCTCGAAAAGTACCGCAAGCCTATCGTCCACTTCATGTACCGGATGACGCACAACCAGGCGGTCGCCGAAGAATTGGCTCAGGAGGTCTTCCTCCGGGTCTACCGTTCGCGCGAAACCTACCGCGCCGAGGCCCGGTTCAGCACATGGCTCTACCGCATCGCGACGAACCTCGGCGTCAACCACGCCCGCGACACGCGCCACGAGCGCGCTGCCTCGACGGTCTACCTGGACGAGACGGACTCCGAGACCGGCACCACTCCCGATGTCGCCGATACAACCCCTGGTGCTGAGTCGGCGATGTTGCGCCGGGAGCGTCTAGCCGCCATCCGCGAGCACGTCATGGCGCTGCCCGAACGGCAACGCTCCGCCGTGCTCATGCACAAGTACGAGGGTATGGACTACAAGCAGATCGGCGAGGTACTCAAGCTCTCCGAATCCGCCACTAAATCGCTGCTCTTTCGCGCCTATCAGACCTTACGCGAGAAGCTGAAACCTTTCCTCTAA
- a CDS encoding site-specific integrase codes for MGRSHQSGWIMLRGKRWYGYYRKQVIDPETETVRVSKVPVRLGLKSQMTKAAARDALHKEIAKQTGQITDGRILKDGTVTFEWFVRNRYFPLREGDWRTETAKEKKAQIEIDLIAKFGSERIESLEKFALQTHLNDLALRYSQDRVKQARSYLKSIFDEAIEQEFLVKDPSRKVKIPKNLRPKDKRILTWEELRAVLAQAPWRDRLVLMLDMTDALRPSELFALRWRSFDDVSTLSITETVYRREIRPFGKTPGSMTKVHLPDGLAEELRQWKLECKKASCKIPSCQKLAHKMSSPDDFIFPNADGGFLDTANYRTRVLQPIADDLEIPKLNFQILRRTIATRAQKLGSVKDIQSHLRHSRADTTANEYMQELPESVQQMVGTVYAMLTEATTPQQQIM; via the coding sequence ATGGGTAGATCGCACCAGTCTGGGTGGATCATGCTGCGCGGGAAGCGGTGGTACGGCTACTACCGCAAGCAGGTGATTGATCCCGAAACCGAAACCGTCCGAGTCAGCAAAGTTCCCGTTCGACTCGGCCTCAAATCGCAGATGACGAAGGCGGCAGCGCGTGATGCGCTGCACAAAGAGATTGCCAAGCAGACAGGCCAGATCACCGATGGCAGGATACTGAAGGACGGAACTGTCACCTTTGAGTGGTTCGTTCGCAACCGCTACTTTCCGCTACGAGAGGGAGACTGGCGGACAGAAACGGCGAAGGAGAAGAAGGCGCAAATCGAAATCGACCTGATCGCTAAGTTCGGATCAGAGAGGATCGAGTCGCTGGAGAAGTTTGCGCTGCAAACGCACCTGAACGATCTAGCCCTGCGTTATTCGCAGGATCGAGTGAAACAGGCGCGCTCCTATCTCAAATCCATCTTCGACGAAGCCATTGAGCAGGAGTTCCTGGTCAAAGACCCGAGCCGAAAGGTGAAGATTCCCAAGAATCTTCGGCCCAAGGACAAACGGATTCTGACCTGGGAGGAGCTGAGAGCTGTATTGGCTCAGGCCCCGTGGCGAGATCGGCTCGTATTGATGCTGGATATGACCGATGCCCTTCGTCCAAGCGAGTTGTTTGCACTACGCTGGCGTTCCTTCGACGACGTGAGTACGTTGTCGATCACCGAAACCGTCTACCGGAGGGAGATCAGACCCTTTGGGAAGACTCCAGGGAGCATGACCAAGGTTCACCTGCCCGATGGACTGGCAGAGGAACTCAGGCAATGGAAACTGGAGTGCAAAAAGGCATCGTGCAAGATTCCTTCGTGCCAGAAACTGGCACACAAGATGTCTTCACCCGATGACTTTATCTTCCCGAATGCCGATGGTGGATTCCTGGACACGGCGAACTACCGCACCCGCGTCCTCCAACCGATTGCGGACGACTTGGAGATTCCCAAGCTGAACTTCCAGATTCTCCGGCGGACCATCGCCACACGAGCACAGAAGCTGGGATCGGTGAAGGATATTCAGTCACACCTGCGGCACTCGCGGGCAGATACCACGGCCAACGAGTACATGCAGGAGCTGCCGGAGAGCGTGCAGCAAATGGTAGGGACGGTTTACGCGATGCTCACCGAAGCAACGACGCCGCAGCAGCAGATTATGTAG
- a CDS encoding helix-turn-helix domain-containing protein — protein sequence MTAIIDGGDMPPSGSMRILGSEDGENSHSSLANGIDIRQRKPPQRTMIPSPFTNDPLLTADEVAERLHVSKDWVWDHSSRKTPRLPVIRMGDGTLRYRASRIEDFINERERISAMRAGRR from the coding sequence ATGACCGCGATTATCGACGGAGGAGACATGCCACCATCAGGATCAATGCGAATCCTCGGTTCCGAAGACGGGGAGAACTCTCACTCTTCTCTTGCCAATGGAATCGACATACGCCAGCGTAAGCCACCTCAGCGGACGATGATTCCATCCCCCTTTACGAATGATCCGCTTCTTACTGCCGATGAGGTCGCGGAACGCCTGCATGTAAGCAAGGACTGGGTATGGGACCACTCCTCGCGTAAAACTCCGCGCTTACCTGTAATCCGCATGGGAGATGGCACGCTCCGCTATCGGGCAAGCAGGATCGAAGACTTCATCAATGAGCGGGAACGAATCTCTGCTATGCGTGCAGGACGCAGGTAA
- a CDS encoding LysR family transcriptional regulator — translation MKHLSGMSDAGPILSGDEPTSPMKFRESVIPNWNDDALQAMFGLVRMAVIQGYNYLHSASDCACIEVIAVLPRIPVSEGVMVLPDIRLLQAAIVLAEELHFSRAADRLHIGQSTLSKQIFRLEDEIGFQLFVHNHQVVEITDAGRVFVEEAREAVFHAERAVLSGRAVSNGADDLLNLGKSAYTEPFLVSTLLSIHLPLFPGTKVKVWSNFSNELAQQVIAGALDLAVVTGVPDTSKLHLITIADNPFYIVMLRGDELAAHREVRLEHMHNRNWVLLGHHANPYLYDTIQVVASDKDIRPSEIHAFTSPDEASELIREHRGLAFLPRTAAWRIARDGITMRPLVEDRLRLVTKLAMRNNNKSRLVHEYVRAAARKLNSVRHTVQGKLPLKG, via the coding sequence ATGAAGCATCTATCCGGCATGAGCGATGCTGGCCCAATCTTGAGTGGGGACGAACCGACTAGTCCAATGAAATTTCGGGAGAGCGTCATTCCTAATTGGAATGACGACGCATTACAGGCCATGTTCGGACTGGTGCGGATGGCTGTCATTCAGGGTTACAATTACTTGCATTCGGCGTCTGATTGCGCTTGTATTGAAGTGATTGCTGTCCTTCCCAGAATCCCCGTCTCGGAGGGTGTCATGGTCTTACCAGACATTCGATTGCTGCAAGCAGCGATTGTGCTGGCCGAAGAGTTGCACTTCTCAAGGGCAGCAGACCGGCTGCACATCGGTCAGTCCACACTCAGCAAGCAGATTTTCAGGCTCGAGGACGAAATTGGCTTCCAGCTTTTCGTGCATAACCATCAGGTCGTAGAGATCACGGATGCGGGCCGGGTGTTCGTGGAAGAGGCGAGGGAGGCGGTCTTCCACGCGGAACGGGCGGTCCTATCGGGGCGAGCGGTCTCCAATGGAGCCGACGACCTCCTCAACCTCGGAAAATCGGCCTACACCGAGCCTTTCCTAGTCTCAACGCTCTTGTCTATTCATCTTCCGCTTTTCCCAGGCACGAAGGTAAAGGTGTGGAGCAACTTCTCGAATGAACTTGCACAGCAGGTCATCGCTGGAGCACTCGATCTTGCCGTGGTTACCGGAGTGCCTGACACCTCGAAACTCCATCTCATAACGATTGCGGACAATCCTTTCTATATCGTTATGTTGAGGGGCGACGAACTGGCGGCGCACCGCGAGGTACGTCTGGAGCATATGCACAATCGCAACTGGGTGCTTCTCGGCCACCACGCGAACCCTTATCTCTACGACACGATTCAGGTGGTTGCTTCGGACAAAGATATTCGCCCCTCCGAGATTCATGCCTTCACGAGCCCTGACGAAGCCTCAGAGCTGATTCGTGAACATAGAGGACTGGCATTTCTTCCACGAACCGCCGCATGGAGGATCGCACGCGACGGCATTACGATGCGGCCATTGGTGGAAGATCGGCTTCGCCTCGTTACCAAACTTGCGATGCGTAACAATAACAAGTCACGTCTTGTACATGAGTACGTTCGGGCCGCTGCAAGAAAACTGAATAGTGTTAGGCATACAGTTCAGGGAAAACTGCCACTGAAAGGATGA
- a CDS encoding glycerophosphodiester phosphodiesterase family protein, with protein MRTPLLLLLWAFAPHLFGQTNVYMNLMQAAQTRTSAHGASVHAAISDGNDAILSGKVPVEDLHRGGHKVIGGISDDPEQLHDLVRAGIDGYITDRPDILIDVLQKEISLAKTAEEKRRLKDFDVEAHRGGRGLRPENTLPSFENGLDLGVTTLEMDTGVSADNVAIVWHDEYFDSKMCRRVDGRPYDANDHFWIRDKSAAEIQQQLICDKTPFSTTQQSDVSLSPVSVAFARKEHLANPYSPVTIDQIFRFVRFYASYYRSGPGREDRLAKERAAEGERVRFDLETKLIPDFLPSEDGKLERTKNHTAEPKAFVQALCPAILRNHMQERSEVQSFDFRTLKLVEEQFPFLPTYYLTSNPKLLQFQTEVGMGL; from the coding sequence TTGCGCACTCCTCTTTTATTGCTTCTGTGGGCATTCGCGCCCCATCTCTTCGGCCAAACAAACGTCTACATGAATCTTATGCAAGCTGCACAGACAAGGACATCGGCGCACGGGGCCAGTGTTCATGCAGCGATCTCCGATGGAAACGACGCGATACTTTCAGGGAAGGTCCCCGTCGAGGATCTACATCGTGGCGGCCACAAAGTAATCGGCGGCATATCGGACGATCCTGAGCAGTTGCACGATCTGGTACGCGCTGGGATTGACGGCTACATCACCGATCGCCCCGACATACTCATTGACGTTCTACAGAAAGAGATTTCGCTTGCAAAGACCGCTGAAGAAAAGCGACGTTTGAAAGATTTTGATGTGGAGGCCCATCGTGGCGGACGTGGTCTTCGTCCAGAAAACACACTACCTTCCTTTGAAAATGGCTTGGACTTGGGAGTGACCACTCTGGAGATGGATACCGGCGTATCCGCAGACAACGTCGCCATCGTCTGGCACGACGAATACTTTGATTCGAAGATGTGTAGACGTGTCGACGGAAGACCCTACGACGCCAACGATCACTTCTGGATTCGCGACAAGTCGGCTGCCGAGATTCAGCAACAACTAATTTGCGATAAGACACCGTTCAGCACCACTCAACAGAGCGACGTATCGCTCTCACCTGTGTCCGTGGCGTTTGCTCGAAAGGAACATTTAGCAAACCCTTACTCGCCGGTCACTATCGATCAGATCTTCCGATTTGTGAGGTTCTACGCTTCATACTACCGATCTGGCCCAGGCAGAGAAGATCGTCTTGCCAAGGAGCGTGCCGCGGAGGGCGAACGCGTCCGCTTCGATCTCGAAACGAAACTTATACCCGATTTCTTACCCAGTGAGGACGGCAAACTGGAACGGACCAAGAACCACACAGCGGAACCGAAAGCTTTCGTCCAAGCGCTATGTCCGGCGATTCTTCGCAATCACATGCAAGAACGATCAGAAGTGCAGAGCTTTGATTTCCGCACGCTGAAGCTAGTCGAGGAACAATTCCCATTCTTGCCGACTTATTACCTAACAAGCAATCCCAAGTTGCTTCAGTTTCAAACGGAAGTTGGGATGGGTTTGTAG